A window of Primulina tabacum isolate GXHZ01 chromosome 4, ASM2559414v2, whole genome shotgun sequence contains these coding sequences:
- the LOC142542298 gene encoding high-affinity nitrate transporter 3.1-like translates to MALQAFLLASFVFSWLASTSKGVTTFSSLQQTLIVTASPHPGQVMNAGEDKITVTWSLNTSLQTGVDSTYKTIKIKLCYSPISQKDRGWRKTVDILAKDKTCQHKMGAQPYTNASNNSLTLVVQRDVPTATYFIRVYACNSADEEVAYGQTTDSKKGSNLFEVRAISGRHTSLDIASVCFSTFSVVSLFGFFFIEKRKAKALQTK, encoded by the exons ATGGCACTTCAAGCTTTTCTCCTGGCTTCCTTTGTGTTCTCTTGGCTTGCATCCACTTCCAAAGGGGTAACGACGTTTTCCTCCCTTCAGCAAACCTTGATCGTTACTGCTTCCCCTCATCCGGGACAAG TTATGAACGCTGGAGAAGACAAAATAACAGTAACATGGTCACTCAACACCAGCCTCCAAACTGGTGTAGATTCGACTTACAAGACAATAAAGATCAAGCTGTGCTACTCCCCGATCAGCCAAAAAGATCGTGGCTGGAGGAAAACAGTGGACATTTTGGCAAAAGACAAGACATGTCAACACAAGATGGGTGCCCAGCCATACACTAACGCTTCTAACAATTCCTTAACGTTGGTAGTTCAAAGGGATGTGCCTACTGCAACTTATTTTATCAGGGTTTATGCATGTAACTCTGCTGATGAAGAGGTAGCCTACGGCCAAACAACGGATTCGAAGAAGGGCAGCAATTTGTTCGAAGTGAGGGCGATTTCAGGGCGTCATACTTCACTGGATATTGCCTCAGTCTGCTTCTCTACTTTCTCTGTCGTGTCATTATTTGGTTTCTTTTTCATTGAAAAGAGAAAGGCCAAAGCTTTGCAAACTAAGTGA